The following are encoded together in the Mesoterricola sediminis genome:
- the sfsA gene encoding DNA/RNA nuclease SfsA, producing MLIEKKGLIPATILRRYKRFLADVELEGGGTAVAHCTNTGTMATSWAPGDRVLLEASRNPDRKLPYTWLACLREGAWVGVETGMPNRVVAEAARQDRLPGLPGLHTVLTERKYGLEGSRIDVLALDAEGRQVYIEVKNTTLRIGTTACFPDAVSTRGAKHLRELRAAVALGHRAAIVFFAHRGDVDGFDAAREIDPAYAEELARAREGGVEILPQAVALVAREETGGLWSLGWDLPGLLPWRPRV from the coding sequence ATGCTGATCGAGAAGAAGGGGCTCATCCCCGCCACCATCCTGAGGCGATACAAGCGCTTCCTGGCCGACGTGGAGCTGGAGGGGGGCGGGACGGCGGTGGCCCACTGCACGAACACCGGCACCATGGCCACCAGCTGGGCGCCGGGGGACCGGGTGCTCCTGGAGGCAAGCCGGAACCCGGACCGGAAACTGCCCTACACCTGGCTGGCCTGCCTGCGGGAGGGGGCCTGGGTGGGGGTCGAGACGGGGATGCCCAACCGGGTGGTGGCCGAGGCGGCGCGCCAGGATCGGCTGCCCGGGCTGCCGGGCCTCCACACCGTGCTCACGGAACGGAAATACGGCCTGGAGGGCAGCCGGATCGATGTCTTGGCCCTGGACGCCGAGGGCCGGCAGGTCTACATCGAGGTCAAGAACACCACCCTGAGGATCGGCACGACCGCTTGCTTCCCCGATGCGGTGAGCACCCGGGGGGCCAAGCACTTGCGGGAACTGCGGGCCGCCGTGGCGCTGGGTCACCGGGCGGCCATCGTCTTCTTCGCGCACCGGGGGGATGTGGATGGCTTCGACGCGGCCAGGGAGATCGACCCGGCCTACGCCGAGGAACTGGCGCGGGCCCGGGAGGGGGGGGTGGAGATCCTGCCCCAGGCGGTGGCCCTGGTGGCCCGGGAGGAGACGGGGGGCTTGTGGAGCCTGGGCTGGGACCTGCCCGGTCTGCTTCCTTGGCGACCGCGGGTGTGA